One Setaria italica strain Yugu1 chromosome I, Setaria_italica_v2.0, whole genome shotgun sequence DNA window includes the following coding sequences:
- the LOC101753977 gene encoding protein NUCLEAR FUSION DEFECTIVE 6, chloroplastic/mitochondrial-like isoform X3: MASTCFRAAARVASAASRSAAAARSAPFAAGRAASSAARRAPCFSRIPVELGCCAGLSLLPLHSAVAAARLTSRLSTDSSCRALSQGTAAGT; the protein is encoded by the exons ATGGCCTCGACATgcttccgcgccgccgctcgcgtgGCCTCAGCCGCCAGCcggtcggcggccgccgcccgctccgcccccttcgccgccggccgcgccgcctcctccgctgcccGCCGCGCCCCTTGCTTCTCCAG GATACCGGTGGAGCTCGGGTGCTGCGCGGGGTTGTCGCTGCTGCCGCTGCacagcgcggtggcggcggccaggctGACGTCGCGGctgagcacggactcgagctgCCGCGCTCTCTCTCAGG GCACTGCTGCAGGCACATGA
- the LOC101753977 gene encoding protein NUCLEAR FUSION DEFECTIVE 6, chloroplastic/mitochondrial-like isoform X2 translates to MASTCFRAAARVASAASRSAAAARSAPFAAGRAASSAARRAPCFSRIPVELGCCAGLSLLPLHSAVAAARLTSRLSTDSSCRALSQEMGLSVRR, encoded by the exons ATGGCCTCGACATgcttccgcgccgccgctcgcgtgGCCTCAGCCGCCAGCcggtcggcggccgccgcccgctccgcccccttcgccgccggccgcgccgcctcctccgctgcccGCCGCGCCCCTTGCTTCTCCAG GATACCGGTGGAGCTCGGGTGCTGCGCGGGGTTGTCGCTGCTGCCGCTGCacagcgcggtggcggcggccaggctGACGTCGCGGctgagcacggactcgagctgCCGCGCTCTCTCTCAGG AGATGGGTCTATCTGTACGAAGGTGA
- the LOC101755450 gene encoding F-box protein At5g51370 isoform X1 — MPEAGGDCLGDLGLGKRQLLKGWPDLWLAGDSTPGLRARPAAAAMAAAPPHEPDQTLALPDALLLRVLACLPEPHLTGAASLVCRRWTRVAGRLRRRLAVRDWAFVAHRLPYRFPDLADLDLFPASIAAPTAAAHHAASAAPLLTCAAVSLTLDTSADPPLGACRFLDDNALDRGLAAVAASFPNLRRLSATAAAESGGLMAIAGGCPTLQELELHRCTDLALRPVSAFAHLQILRIVAAAPALYGTGEGGGVTDIGLTILAHGCKRLVKLELVGCEGSYDGIAAVGRCCAMLEELTIADHRMDGGWLAALAFCGNLKTLRLQGCSRIDDDPGPAEHLGACLTLESLQLHRCLLNDRRALHALFLVCEGAREIQVQNCWGLEDDMFALVGLCRRVKFLSLERCSLLTTRGLESVITSWSDLQSLEVVSCNKIKDEEITPALSELFSNLKELKWRPDNKSLLAASLVGTGMGKKGRVFFKRQILPAHQRIKGKVLNYSAGVAA, encoded by the exons ATGCCTGAGGCGGGCGGGGACTGCCTCGGCGACCTCGGCCTCGGCAAGCGCCAGCTGCTCAAGGGCTGGCCCGACCTGTGGCTCGCGGGGGACAGCACGCCCGGCCTCCGCGCGCGCCCAgccgccgcggccatggcggccgcgccgccgcacgaGCCCGACCAAACCCTAGCGCTCCCGGACGCGCTGCTCCTCCGCGTGCTCGCCTGCCTCCCGGAGCCCCACCTCACGGGGGCCGCCTCGCTGGTCTGCAGGCGGTGGACGCGCGTCGcgggccgcctgcgccgccgtctTGCCGTGCGGGACTGGGCCTTCGTCGCGCACCGCCTGCCCTACCGCTTCCCGGACCTGGCCGACCTCGACCTCTTCCCGGCCTCCatcgccgcgcccaccgccgcggcgcaccacgccgcctccgccgcccctctcctcacCTGCGCCGCGGTCTCGCTAACCCTAGACACCAGCGCCGACCCGCCGCTCGGCGCCTGCCGGTTCCTCGACGACAACGCGCTCGACCggggcctcgccgccgtcgccgccagctTCCCCaacctccgccgcctctccgccaccgccgccgccgagtccGGCGGGCTCATGGCCATCGCCGGCGGATGCCCTACGCTGCAGGAGCTCGAGCTCCACCGCTGCACCGACCTCGCCCTCCGCCCGGTCTCCGCCTTCGCGCACCTCCAGATCCTCCGCATAGTCGCCGCGGCCCCTGCCCTCTACGGCACCGGTGAGGGCGGTGGCGTCACCGACATCGGCCTCACCATCCTCGCGCATGGCTGCAAGCGGTTGGTGAAGCTGGAGCTTGTGGGTTGCGAGGGGAGCTACGACGGCATCGCGGCTGTGGGGCGCTGCTGCGCGATGCTTGAGGAGCTCACCATCGCCGACCACAGGATGGACGGGGGGTGGCTTGCTGCGCTCGCTTTCTGTGGGAACCTCAAGACCCTGCGCCTGCAGGGATGCAGCCGGATTGACGATGATCCTGGGCCGGCAGAACATCTTGGGGCTTGCCTCACGCTCGAGAGCCTGCAGCTGCACCGGTGCCTGCTGAATGACCGCCGCGCTCTCCATGCCCTCTTTTTGGTCTGTGAGGGTGCCCGTGAGATACAGGTCCAGAATTGCTGGGGCCTGGAAGACGATATGTTTGCCTTGGTTGGCCTATGCAG GAGAGTAAAATTCCTGTCATTAGAAAGGTGCTCACTACTAACAACTCGAGGTCTAGAATCAGTGATCACCTCATGGAGTGACCTGCAGAGCCTAGAAGTTGTCTCCTGCAATAAAATCAAGGATGAGGAAATAACACCTGCCCTTTCAGAACTATTCTCCAATCTCAAAGAGCTGAAGTGGCGGCCCGACAACAAGTCACTTCTTGCTGCGAGCCTCGTAGGGACCGGAATGGGGAAGAAGGGCAGGGTATTTTTCAAAAGG CAGATCTTACCGGCCCACCAACGGATCAAAGGGAAGGTGCTCAACTATTCAGCAGGTGTTGCTGCTTAG
- the LOC101755450 gene encoding F-box protein At5g51370 isoform X2, translated as MPEAGGDCLGDLGLGKRQLLKGWPDLWLAGDSTPGLRARPAAAAMAAAPPHEPDQTLALPDALLLRVLACLPEPHLTGAASLVCRRWTRVAGRLRRRLAVRDWAFVAHRLPYRFPDLADLDLFPASIAAPTAAAHHAASAAPLLTCAAVSLTLDTSADPPLGACRFLDDNALDRGLAAVAASFPNLRRLSATAAAESGGLMAIAGGCPTLQELELHRCTDLALRPVSAFAHLQILRIVAAAPALYGTGEGGGVTDIGLTILAHGCKRLVKLELVGCEGSYDGIAAVGRCCAMLEELTIADHRMDGGWLAALAFCGNLKTLRLQGCSRIDDDPGPAEHLGACLTLESLQLHRCLLNDRRALHALFLVCEGAREIQVQNCWGLEDDMFALVGLCRRVKFLSLERCSLLTTRGLESVITSWSDLQSLEVVSCNKIKDEEITPALSELFSNLKELKWRPDNKSLLAASLVGTGMGKKGRVFFKRILPAHQRIKGKVLNYSAGVAA; from the exons ATGCCTGAGGCGGGCGGGGACTGCCTCGGCGACCTCGGCCTCGGCAAGCGCCAGCTGCTCAAGGGCTGGCCCGACCTGTGGCTCGCGGGGGACAGCACGCCCGGCCTCCGCGCGCGCCCAgccgccgcggccatggcggccgcgccgccgcacgaGCCCGACCAAACCCTAGCGCTCCCGGACGCGCTGCTCCTCCGCGTGCTCGCCTGCCTCCCGGAGCCCCACCTCACGGGGGCCGCCTCGCTGGTCTGCAGGCGGTGGACGCGCGTCGcgggccgcctgcgccgccgtctTGCCGTGCGGGACTGGGCCTTCGTCGCGCACCGCCTGCCCTACCGCTTCCCGGACCTGGCCGACCTCGACCTCTTCCCGGCCTCCatcgccgcgcccaccgccgcggcgcaccacgccgcctccgccgcccctctcctcacCTGCGCCGCGGTCTCGCTAACCCTAGACACCAGCGCCGACCCGCCGCTCGGCGCCTGCCGGTTCCTCGACGACAACGCGCTCGACCggggcctcgccgccgtcgccgccagctTCCCCaacctccgccgcctctccgccaccgccgccgccgagtccGGCGGGCTCATGGCCATCGCCGGCGGATGCCCTACGCTGCAGGAGCTCGAGCTCCACCGCTGCACCGACCTCGCCCTCCGCCCGGTCTCCGCCTTCGCGCACCTCCAGATCCTCCGCATAGTCGCCGCGGCCCCTGCCCTCTACGGCACCGGTGAGGGCGGTGGCGTCACCGACATCGGCCTCACCATCCTCGCGCATGGCTGCAAGCGGTTGGTGAAGCTGGAGCTTGTGGGTTGCGAGGGGAGCTACGACGGCATCGCGGCTGTGGGGCGCTGCTGCGCGATGCTTGAGGAGCTCACCATCGCCGACCACAGGATGGACGGGGGGTGGCTTGCTGCGCTCGCTTTCTGTGGGAACCTCAAGACCCTGCGCCTGCAGGGATGCAGCCGGATTGACGATGATCCTGGGCCGGCAGAACATCTTGGGGCTTGCCTCACGCTCGAGAGCCTGCAGCTGCACCGGTGCCTGCTGAATGACCGCCGCGCTCTCCATGCCCTCTTTTTGGTCTGTGAGGGTGCCCGTGAGATACAGGTCCAGAATTGCTGGGGCCTGGAAGACGATATGTTTGCCTTGGTTGGCCTATGCAG GAGAGTAAAATTCCTGTCATTAGAAAGGTGCTCACTACTAACAACTCGAGGTCTAGAATCAGTGATCACCTCATGGAGTGACCTGCAGAGCCTAGAAGTTGTCTCCTGCAATAAAATCAAGGATGAGGAAATAACACCTGCCCTTTCAGAACTATTCTCCAATCTCAAAGAGCTGAAGTGGCGGCCCGACAACAAGTCACTTCTTGCTGCGAGCCTCGTAGGGACCGGAATGGGGAAGAAGGGCAGGGTATTTTTCAAAAGG ATCTTACCGGCCCACCAACGGATCAAAGGGAAGGTGCTCAACTATTCAGCAGGTGTTGCTGCTTAG
- the LOC101753977 gene encoding protein NUCLEAR FUSION DEFECTIVE 6, chloroplastic/mitochondrial-like isoform X4: protein MASTCFRAAARVASAASRSAAAARSAPFAAGRAASSAARRAPCFSRIPVELGCCAGLSLLPLHSAVAAARLTSRLSTDSSCRALSQDENDGT, encoded by the exons ATGGCCTCGACATgcttccgcgccgccgctcgcgtgGCCTCAGCCGCCAGCcggtcggcggccgccgcccgctccgcccccttcgccgccggccgcgccgcctcctccgctgcccGCCGCGCCCCTTGCTTCTCCAG GATACCGGTGGAGCTCGGGTGCTGCGCGGGGTTGTCGCTGCTGCCGCTGCacagcgcggtggcggcggccaggctGACGTCGCGGctgagcacggactcgagctgCCGCGCTCTCTCTCAGG ATGAAAATGATGGTACGTGA
- the LOC101753977 gene encoding protein NUCLEAR FUSION DEFECTIVE 6, chloroplastic/mitochondrial-like isoform X1, giving the protein MASTCFRAAARVASAASRSAAAARSAPFAAGRAASSAARRAPCFSRIPVELGCCAGLSLLPLHSAVAAARLTSRLSTDSSCRALSQGILCRTYPGL; this is encoded by the exons ATGGCCTCGACATgcttccgcgccgccgctcgcgtgGCCTCAGCCGCCAGCcggtcggcggccgccgcccgctccgcccccttcgccgccggccgcgccgcctcctccgctgcccGCCGCGCCCCTTGCTTCTCCAG GATACCGGTGGAGCTCGGGTGCTGCGCGGGGTTGTCGCTGCTGCCGCTGCacagcgcggtggcggcggccaggctGACGTCGCGGctgagcacggactcgagctgCCGCGCTCTCTCTCAGGGTATCCTCTGTCGCACCTATCCCGGGCTTTAA
- the LOC101756125 gene encoding uncharacterized protein LOC101756125, whose amino-acid sequence MAAAAAAPVPVPDGVSSCGSTNMRRADHLPPLPIPLPCIGEPTAASRVSPGSSPARSEASRGAPCYAADAEPDPEPQVEASVGRSTQMLLAMAAMGGRGGHYGRRPASSYGSCAAWSAGSLTKHRPASPSPICSPVSSHGGGGGGGDDREPHGGDDASSFVTPRMEEEQGRLPTRADFMKPSATPRNIRIQTPRLDRRVDGANQVPPKFIHKATPARLMHRVRSSHNFRQRVGAIDSINEWRLPKVSEGEDEGGDQKDWQNETVSSRISSARDWNFESDGAFEGSNHSDRAFGDSDGENCPGAGPRMERRLPSSVLKPQGNFVHAKLVAWKDAQVAKLIEKLKRKEADVDDWQRNKVAKARQKMRNTELELEKKRAEAGEKMQKAIKRAQRKADKKKVREQAATANQIAGVERALVKMSRTGKLPWSLAFL is encoded by the exons atggcggccgccgccgctgcccccgtccccgtccccgacggcgtctccTCCTGCGGGAGCACCAACATGCGCCGCGCCGACCACCTGCCCCCGCTCCCGATCCCACTCCCCTGCATCGGGGAGCCCACTGCGGCCTCCCGCGTCTCGCCGGGCTCCTCCCCTGCCCGCTCCGAGGCCTCGCGGGGCGCCCCGTGCTACGCCGCCGATGCGGAGCCGGACCCGGAGCCCCAGGTCGAGGCCTCCGTGGGGCGGAGCACGCAGATGCTGCTCGCGATGGCCGCCatgggcgggcgcggcgggcactacggccgccgcccggcctcgtCCTACGGAAGCTGCGCCGCGTGGAGCGCCGGGTCGCTCACCAAGCACCGCCCCGCGTCGCCGTCCCCCATCTGCAGCCCCGTGAGCagccacggcggcgggggcggcggcggggacgaccGCGAGccccacggcggcgacgacgcctCCTCGTTCGTCACGCCACGGATG gaagaagagcaagggAGGCTGCCAACCAGAGCAGATTTCATGAAGCCTTCTGCTACACCGCGAAACATCAGAATACAGACACCCAGGCTGGATAGGAGAG TTGACGGGGCTAATCAAGTGCCTCCAAAATTCATCCACAAGGCCACACCAGCTAGATTGATGCACCGAGTTCGCTCCTCACATAATTTCCGTCAACGTGTGGGTGCAATAGATTCTATCAACGAATGGAGATTGCCCAAAGTCAGTGAAGGGGAGGACGAGGGAGGCGATCAAAAGGACTGGCAGAATGAGACCGTGTCATCTCGTATATCCTCAG CTCGTGATTGGAATTTTGAGTCTGATGGTGCCTTTGAGGGTAGCAACCATAGTGACCGTGCATTTGGCGATTCAGATGGTGAGAACTGTCCAGGTGCAGGGCCAAGGATGGAGAGACGACTCCCGAGTTCTGTGTTGAAACCCCAAGGCAATTTTGTCCATGCCAAGTTGGTTGCCTGGAAGGATGCACAGGTTGCAAAGCTCATAGAAAA gctgaaaaggaaagaagccgatgTTGATGATTGGCAGAGGAACAAGGTCGCAAAAGCCAGGCAGAAGATGAGAAACACTGAG ctggagttggagaagaagagagcggAAGCGGGAGAGAAGATGCAAAAGGCGATAAAGCGTGCACAAAGGAAAGCTGATAAGAAGAAAGTCAGGGAGCAGGCAGCCACTGCCAATCAGATAGCTGGTGTTGAGAGAGCACTGGTGAAGATGTCAAGGACAGGAAAGCTCCCCTGGTCACTGGCTTTTCTGTGA